A part of Leptospira congkakensis genomic DNA contains:
- a CDS encoding pseudouridine synthase: MRINAFLAKLGLGSRRKVEELVLAGRIKVNGSTITDLSFQVSESDSVSFDGKSVQMEEESLKRPKIIAFNKPPGFLTSHEDKFHENTIFSLLPEGFQKYNYAGRLDLDSRGLLLLSIDGDFIQKVTHPRNKIDKEYIISLKQPVAWKPIADEFMLGVREGGETLRALSVKPANVVPEKTNPGFTSYLSIILKEGKKRQIRRMCKAKEMVVLDLYRIRIGKLDLRDFVLDEGKYKVVTEEQVLGKPTP; the protein is encoded by the coding sequence ATGAGGATCAACGCATTTCTAGCCAAATTAGGTCTCGGTTCCCGTCGGAAAGTAGAAGAATTGGTCCTCGCTGGCCGAATCAAAGTCAACGGAAGCACCATCACGGATCTTTCCTTTCAAGTTTCAGAATCCGATTCAGTCAGTTTTGACGGGAAATCGGTGCAAATGGAAGAGGAGTCTCTGAAACGACCCAAAATCATTGCCTTCAATAAACCTCCCGGTTTTTTAACTTCACACGAAGACAAGTTCCATGAGAACACCATCTTTTCCCTTTTGCCGGAAGGATTTCAAAAATACAATTATGCTGGTCGTTTGGATTTAGATTCCAGAGGACTTTTGCTTTTGTCCATTGATGGGGACTTCATCCAAAAGGTAACTCACCCAAGGAACAAAATTGATAAAGAATACATCATCAGTTTGAAACAACCTGTGGCTTGGAAACCAATAGCCGATGAATTTATGTTAGGTGTCAGGGAAGGTGGTGAAACACTTCGCGCCCTTTCTGTAAAACCAGCCAATGTGGTTCCGGAAAAAACGAACCCTGGGTTTACTAGTTACCTCAGTATCATCTTAAAAGAAGGTAAAAAACGACAAATCAGAAGGATGTGTAAAGCCAAGGAAATGGTGGTCCTTGATTTGTATAGAATTCGGATCGGAAAATTGGATTTGAGGGATTTTGTTCTGGATGAGGGCAAATACAAGGTTGTGACGGAAGAACAGGTTCTTGGGAAACCTACTCCTTAA
- a CDS encoding PP2C family protein-serine/threonine phosphatase produces the protein MRKLILIAGVFSLLLSLFNCMNPEQEEPHKFRQGVLDIRDLTFDEDTIVDLNGEWELYFGEFHYPPFHGEKPITGYLAIPNSWQDEEFGGEELPRTGHATLRAFIHINKQTIGQELRIYIPDIASSYRFFANGILIGGQGKPGINKFDDTPRIKSKYYTLIPDDEVIELVFHIANYDNNFGGFWAIPSIGNKNALDREKMLSNARELFLLGALVLIGLYHFGLYFYKRKETSIFYFALFCFLLGIRLAFTGERYILEVFPNFHWPTAFRIEFASYYFAVPTFLLFIYSLFPKESNPKYVRSALIASTVFALTLFLPISVFTILLYGFQVLAFLTIGYVIHINLKAVINKRPNSKLFFFGLLVLAFSVAFDILRHSVNNRGIGLTPYALLCFIFIQSLILSSRIANAFVRAEELAESLKISNESLLAVTENLEQIVSERTFQLNSSLNRIKKDLLLAKKIQQKILPEDGIKFEHLKIHLYFQPQEEVGGDFYDIFELDNGTVRFFVADATGHGIQAALYTMAIKSEYEAIKRFITKTDDLMNHLNQKIQNKFSGLKIVFSGFLLDIDTKTKTIYYSSAGHPNQIFQSNGEQTILERTGNIIGLKKDQPYTQKQFQMAMGDRILLFTDGMLEQKNESREEFGMERIQKILRDYQGKESERVLAELVIQLFLFQGREEQEDDQTMVLVEWEKTQVE, from the coding sequence ATGCGAAAACTAATTCTAATAGCGGGAGTTTTTTCTCTCCTGCTTTCTCTTTTCAATTGTATGAACCCCGAACAGGAGGAACCACATAAGTTCCGCCAAGGGGTTCTCGACATACGGGATCTTACTTTTGATGAAGATACCATTGTTGACCTAAACGGGGAATGGGAATTGTATTTTGGTGAATTCCATTACCCTCCCTTCCACGGAGAAAAACCGATCACGGGATACTTGGCCATTCCAAATTCTTGGCAAGATGAAGAATTTGGTGGAGAAGAATTACCAAGAACGGGACATGCCACCTTACGGGCGTTCATCCATATAAACAAACAAACGATAGGCCAAGAACTACGAATTTATATTCCCGATATCGCCTCCTCTTATCGATTTTTTGCCAATGGAATTTTGATTGGTGGGCAAGGCAAACCCGGAATCAATAAATTTGATGATACCCCAAGGATCAAATCCAAATACTATACACTCATTCCTGACGATGAAGTCATAGAACTTGTATTTCATATAGCCAACTATGATAACAATTTTGGTGGATTTTGGGCCATTCCCAGTATAGGAAATAAAAATGCATTGGATAGGGAGAAAATGCTCTCTAATGCACGAGAACTTTTTTTACTCGGAGCACTCGTTCTCATTGGTCTTTATCATTTTGGATTGTATTTTTATAAAAGAAAAGAAACTTCTATTTTTTACTTTGCTCTCTTTTGTTTTTTACTTGGGATTAGGTTAGCCTTTACCGGAGAAAGGTATATCCTCGAAGTATTTCCGAACTTTCATTGGCCAACAGCATTTCGTATTGAATTTGCTTCTTATTATTTCGCTGTACCTACTTTTTTATTATTCATCTATTCACTTTTCCCCAAAGAGTCCAACCCTAAATACGTACGTTCTGCACTCATTGCCAGTACAGTTTTTGCTCTCACACTTTTTCTTCCGATATCTGTATTTACCATTTTATTATACGGATTTCAAGTTTTAGCATTTTTGACAATTGGATATGTCATCCATATCAACTTAAAAGCGGTTATCAACAAACGACCAAATTCTAAATTATTCTTTTTTGGACTTCTAGTTTTGGCTTTTTCCGTGGCATTTGATATTTTACGACACAGTGTCAATAATCGTGGGATTGGCCTCACACCATATGCATTGCTTTGTTTTATTTTCATTCAATCTCTGATTCTTTCGAGCCGCATTGCCAATGCATTTGTAAGAGCAGAGGAACTCGCGGAAAGTTTAAAGATCAGTAACGAATCACTTTTAGCTGTTACAGAAAACTTGGAACAGATTGTTTCAGAAAGAACCTTTCAATTGAATTCTTCTTTGAATCGAATCAAAAAAGACCTTTTACTCGCAAAAAAAATCCAACAAAAGATTCTTCCGGAAGACGGAATCAAATTTGAACATTTAAAAATCCATTTGTATTTCCAACCGCAAGAGGAAGTTGGTGGAGACTTTTATGATATCTTTGAATTGGATAATGGAACGGTTCGTTTTTTTGTGGCCGATGCAACGGGACATGGAATCCAAGCGGCACTTTATACGATGGCCATCAAATCAGAATATGAAGCCATCAAACGTTTTATCACAAAAACGGATGATTTGATGAACCACCTCAATCAAAAAATTCAAAACAAGTTTTCGGGACTCAAAATTGTATTTTCTGGATTTTTATTAGATATAGATACAAAAACAAAAACCATCTACTATTCGTCAGCTGGTCACCCCAATCAAATTTTCCAATCGAATGGAGAACAAACCATTTTGGAACGAACAGGAAATATCATTGGTTTGAAAAAAGACCAACCCTATACACAAAAACAATTTCAGATGGCAATGGGAGATAGGATCCTACTTTTTACAGATGGAATGTTAGAACAAAAAAATGAATCGAGAGAGGAGTTTGGAATGGAAAGAATCCAAAAAATCCTCCGTGATTACCAAGGAAAAGAATCAGAAAGAGTTCTGGCTGAGCTTGTCATCCAACTGTTCCTCTTCCAAGGGCGAGAAGAACAAGAGGATGATCAAACGATGGTTCTAGTGGAATGGGAAAAAACTCAAGTAGAGTAA
- a CDS encoding HPP family protein, protein MDRPKRSLRFAIWSLISSSVAIWSILAITNLSGHSLLIGSFGATAVLLFAVPDAPLSQPRNLIGGHLISASIAVILVATLGTNFFTIGFSVGLSIFVMYLTHTLHPPGGATAMIGVLGGVGADFIIFPVFIGVMILLLNALIVNNFVHHRKYPVVWF, encoded by the coding sequence ATGGATCGACCGAAAAGATCTCTACGATTTGCGATTTGGAGTTTGATTAGTAGTAGTGTAGCCATCTGGTCCATTTTAGCCATTACGAACTTGTCTGGACATTCCCTTCTCATTGGTTCCTTTGGAGCCACGGCTGTCCTTCTTTTTGCTGTTCCAGATGCACCACTTTCCCAACCAAGAAATTTAATCGGAGGTCATTTGATCTCAGCTAGCATCGCTGTGATCCTTGTGGCAACACTCGGTACCAATTTTTTTACTATTGGATTTTCTGTGGGACTTTCAATTTTTGTGATGTATCTAACTCACACCTTACATCCACCAGGTGGTGCAACGGCTATGATTGGAGTTCTTGGAGGAGTGGGTGCAGACTTTATTATATTTCCCGTATTTATCGGGGTAATGATTTTACTTTTGAATGCTTTAATTGTAAATAATTTTGTCCACCACCGAAAGTATCCGGTGGTGTGGTTTTAG
- a CDS encoding PLP-dependent aminotransferase family protein: METELPTIFSAKRTSYVRTSVIREILKLTVENSDILSFAGGLPNPSLFPKEVLSSVMESVIQNNCSTALQYGDSSGYEPLRIQIAETLTDLPWVSSSSISITHGSQQGLDILGKIFMDSDTNVLLEDPVYLGALQAFSPYHPNFFSVPMEPDGPNLYWLEEILSQNKIHVFYANPSYQNPSTYTWSLEKRVKIANLLDTKEIIFIEDEAYRYLDFEGKVYPSVSSFRKRNDLTFVLGSFSKIVSPGFRLGWVQIPDPYKNLFTAVKQGNDLNSNQFSQVVVSKLLEEMDFQTHLRSIQSFYQDKKDNLVSLLGKYLPEAKFSHPEGGMFLWVEYPKVSSKELMRRCLENGVAMVPGSEFSPASRSSSFFRMNFSFLSDETMEVGVKRIAEVYRDINT; encoded by the coding sequence ATGGAAACGGAACTGCCAACTATTTTTTCAGCGAAACGAACTTCTTATGTTCGGACTTCTGTCATTCGCGAAATTTTAAAATTAACGGTAGAAAACTCGGATATCCTTTCCTTTGCTGGAGGACTTCCAAATCCCAGTTTATTTCCGAAAGAAGTTTTAAGCTCTGTGATGGAGTCTGTTATCCAAAACAATTGTTCGACTGCTTTACAATATGGAGATTCGTCTGGATATGAACCTTTACGAATCCAAATTGCAGAAACGTTAACAGATCTACCTTGGGTTTCATCTAGTTCAATATCCATCACACATGGTTCCCAACAAGGTTTGGACATTTTAGGAAAGATATTTATGGATTCCGATACCAATGTGTTATTGGAAGACCCAGTGTATTTGGGTGCCTTACAGGCATTTTCTCCATACCATCCCAATTTTTTTAGTGTACCTATGGAACCAGATGGTCCAAATCTTTACTGGTTGGAAGAAATTTTATCTCAAAATAAAATTCATGTTTTTTATGCGAACCCTTCTTACCAAAATCCTTCTACTTATACTTGGTCTTTGGAAAAAAGAGTTAAAATTGCAAACTTACTGGATACCAAGGAAATTATCTTCATTGAAGATGAGGCGTATCGGTATTTAGACTTTGAAGGAAAAGTATATCCTTCTGTTAGTTCATTCCGTAAAAGAAATGACCTAACCTTTGTTCTTGGAAGCTTTTCTAAAATTGTATCTCCTGGTTTTCGTTTGGGATGGGTTCAAATTCCCGATCCTTACAAAAATTTATTCACTGCGGTCAAACAAGGAAACGATCTAAATTCCAATCAATTTTCCCAAGTAGTTGTTTCTAAACTTTTGGAAGAAATGGATTTTCAAACTCATCTACGTTCCATCCAAAGTTTTTATCAGGACAAAAAAGATAATTTGGTTTCATTACTTGGTAAGTATCTTCCCGAAGCTAAGTTTTCTCATCCTGAAGGTGGGATGTTTCTTTGGGTGGAATATCCCAAGGTATCTTCTAAAGAACTTATGAGACGATGCCTAGAGAATGGAGTGGCGATGGTTCCAGGGAGTGAGTTTTCTCCCGCAAGTCGATCTTCCTCTTTTTTTCGAATGAACTTTAGTTTTCTTTCGGATGAAACAATGGAGGTGGGAGTGAAGCGAATCGCAGAGGTTTATCGGGACATAAATACGTGA
- a CDS encoding lipoprotein LipL45 has product MKASKLTIMGLALLFTGLTVCKKPDAEVSEAPKKPADLSAVVVFAVGDSKIQHADQTEEKAHLGALLKSGDNVVTGDNGKVDIQFADGSSIRISPKSAIDFAKLSQDNSGTTDTQIALVSGKVFAKVNKAKKEDNFTVVTPTAIAGVRGTSFIVEAADGKPAKVKVVEGAVAFAPRVPALEKLSSEEISGNADLKKLQESLAKAEVILEKDQASTQSVKSADLAKSAADIKTLDLSKAFKTSEKEKLVVENAKLTKNEEQEIKTIVTVDKQTAQEIVKLSESAQTEKLDELKKQEIDAKRQVIEQEVAKRQEEEKKKFEDSLANQPKEFKSKKDIVNYYERIEKIVLVDGKTVIGAIINQENGQLIVHTENGVKKIDMDNVEEVIYDLQQKSKF; this is encoded by the coding sequence ATGAAAGCATCGAAACTAACCATAATGGGCCTTGCGCTTCTTTTCACTGGTCTTACAGTTTGTAAGAAACCAGACGCAGAAGTGTCTGAAGCACCTAAAAAACCAGCAGACTTATCTGCGGTAGTCGTATTTGCGGTAGGAGATTCAAAAATCCAACACGCAGACCAAACAGAAGAAAAAGCGCATCTTGGTGCACTTTTGAAATCCGGGGATAACGTAGTCACTGGCGACAATGGAAAAGTAGACATCCAATTTGCGGATGGATCGAGCATTCGTATCTCTCCTAAGTCTGCAATTGACTTTGCAAAACTCTCCCAAGACAATTCAGGAACTACAGACACTCAAATTGCTCTCGTTTCTGGAAAGGTATTTGCGAAAGTCAACAAAGCTAAGAAAGAAGACAACTTTACTGTCGTTACTCCAACCGCGATTGCGGGTGTGCGAGGAACTTCTTTCATCGTAGAAGCTGCTGATGGAAAACCTGCGAAAGTGAAAGTGGTTGAAGGTGCGGTTGCATTTGCTCCACGAGTTCCTGCATTGGAAAAACTTTCCTCAGAAGAAATTTCTGGAAATGCTGACTTGAAAAAACTCCAAGAATCTTTAGCAAAAGCAGAAGTCATCTTAGAGAAAGACCAAGCATCCACTCAATCAGTAAAATCTGCTGACCTTGCAAAATCTGCTGCTGACATCAAAACTTTGGATCTAAGCAAAGCTTTCAAAACTTCTGAGAAAGAAAAACTCGTTGTTGAAAATGCTAAACTAACTAAGAACGAAGAACAAGAAATCAAAACTATCGTGACAGTGGATAAACAAACTGCACAAGAAATTGTAAAACTTAGCGAATCAGCTCAAACTGAAAAGTTGGATGAGTTGAAAAAACAAGAAATTGATGCTAAGAGACAAGTGATTGAACAAGAAGTTGCGAAACGCCAAGAAGAAGAGAAGAAAAAATTCGAAGACTCTTTGGCTAACCAACCAAAAGAATTCAAATCTAAAAAAGACATCGTAAACTACTACGAAAGAATTGAGAAAATCGTTCTTGTCGATGGTAAAACAGTGATTGGAGCGATCATCAACCAAGAAAACGGACAGTTGATTGTTCACACTGAAAATGGGGTCAAAAAAATTGATATGGACAATGTAGAAGAAGTCATTTACGACCTTCAACAAAAATCCAAATTCTAA
- the lipA gene encoding lipoyl synthase, whose product MNPLKKKPRSKNISPRAVHPEWMKVRVSFPTEGDALFQVREEVESKKLHTVCESASCPNLNHCWNRRTATYMLSGDICTRRCQYCDVAFGKPKPLDLEEPERVAKSVAELNLRHVVLTAVNRDDLKDGGAAHFAETITRIKTYLPSCSVEVLIPDFKAKEESLEILYAAKPNIINHNIETVERLFPTITPQKNYKRSLEVLSHISKHGFLTKSGLILGLGEKEEDVNQCLEDLYAHGVRMLTIGQYLQPGPTHYPVQEFVRPEVFDFWKETAYKIGFKTIASGPLVRSSYHADEYFSE is encoded by the coding sequence ATGAATCCGCTAAAAAAGAAACCTCGCTCAAAAAATATCAGCCCCCGAGCCGTCCACCCAGAGTGGATGAAGGTGAGAGTGAGTTTTCCCACAGAGGGAGATGCCCTGTTCCAAGTGAGGGAAGAGGTAGAATCCAAAAAACTGCATACCGTTTGTGAATCTGCCAGTTGCCCGAACCTGAATCATTGTTGGAACCGTCGAACTGCCACCTATATGCTTTCGGGAGATATCTGCACCAGACGTTGCCAATACTGCGACGTGGCCTTTGGAAAACCAAAACCTCTCGACTTAGAAGAACCAGAACGTGTAGCAAAGTCGGTTGCAGAACTAAACCTCCGACATGTAGTTCTAACGGCCGTTAACCGAGATGACTTAAAAGATGGGGGCGCAGCTCATTTTGCAGAAACCATCACTCGAATTAAAACCTATCTACCTTCTTGTTCTGTGGAAGTTTTAATTCCTGACTTTAAAGCCAAAGAAGAGTCCTTAGAAATTCTTTATGCTGCCAAACCCAATATCATCAACCATAACATTGAAACTGTGGAACGTTTGTTCCCGACCATCACACCTCAGAAGAACTACAAACGTTCACTGGAAGTGCTTTCTCATATATCTAAACATGGATTTCTCACAAAAAGTGGACTGATTTTAGGACTGGGAGAAAAGGAAGAGGACGTTAACCAATGTTTAGAAGACCTTTATGCCCATGGAGTTCGGATGCTCACCATTGGCCAATACTTACAACCAGGGCCAACTCACTACCCGGTGCAAGAGTTCGTCAGACCAGAGGTTTTTGATTTTTGGAAAGAAACTGCCTACAAAATTGGATTCAAAACCATTGCTTCAGGGCCACTAGTTCGTTCTTCCTATCATGCGGACGAATATTTTTCCGAATAA
- a CDS encoding DUF1574 domain-containing protein, with product MKSKPFLFYPVVLFLFIFLIDKIFLLPVFHHEFLQAGNSVFYYQRKVLADRLLADKEAEEKNLALVFGDSRSYPFSELGIPDSHKKNWTLYNFSSPQGIPMNSYIQLKELLGKGVTPEFVILSLSPEAFDDNKGFILSPFLRMGCNDECLDIVWKDIPLKEKWSYFLDKLFVIRSMELNLSLFTSRLKQGKLKEYKPKYNQEFQLINFSKGEYLMYGVQSNPIEKIKKDTLRIGSLYMSSYHLGESQKPYVEAFLELTRKNKIKTLVLWPKVYGDYYKYYEKFQVKEVWWDPIESLSTSYGAYPLNWNKPGTCDLFNDASHQSAYCFIDQMKEIWVNYAER from the coding sequence TTGAAATCAAAACCGTTTTTATTTTATCCAGTCGTTCTTTTTCTATTTATCTTTCTTATAGATAAAATTTTTCTTTTGCCTGTCTTTCATCATGAGTTTCTTCAGGCGGGAAATTCTGTTTTTTATTACCAAAGAAAGGTTTTGGCAGATCGGCTACTGGCAGATAAGGAAGCTGAAGAGAAAAACCTCGCTCTCGTTTTTGGTGATTCTCGTTCCTATCCTTTTTCTGAATTAGGAATCCCCGATTCCCATAAAAAAAATTGGACTCTCTATAACTTCAGCAGTCCCCAAGGGATTCCAATGAATTCCTATATCCAATTAAAAGAATTGTTAGGGAAAGGTGTCACTCCCGAGTTTGTGATTCTTTCTCTTAGTCCAGAAGCCTTTGATGATAACAAAGGATTTATCCTATCTCCTTTCCTTCGGATGGGATGTAACGATGAATGTTTGGACATTGTGTGGAAAGACATTCCACTGAAAGAGAAATGGTCTTACTTTTTGGACAAACTCTTTGTGATCCGCAGTATGGAATTAAATTTATCTTTATTTACTTCCCGTCTCAAACAAGGAAAATTAAAAGAATACAAACCTAAATACAATCAAGAATTCCAACTCATTAATTTCAGTAAAGGTGAGTACCTAATGTATGGGGTTCAGTCCAATCCAATTGAAAAGATCAAAAAAGATACACTTCGGATCGGAAGTTTGTATATGAGTTCTTATCATTTAGGCGAATCTCAAAAACCTTATGTAGAAGCGTTTTTGGAACTCACTCGTAAAAACAAAATCAAAACCTTAGTTCTTTGGCCAAAGGTATATGGTGATTATTACAAGTATTATGAAAAATTCCAAGTAAAGGAAGTTTGGTGGGATCCAATAGAATCTCTTTCCACTTCCTATGGTGCCTATCCTTTGAATTGGAACAAACCAGGAACTTGTGATTTATTTAACGATGCTTCTCACCAATCCGCGTATTGTTTTATAGACCAAATGAAAGAAATTTGGGTAAATTACGCTGAAAGATAG
- a CDS encoding radical SAM protein codes for MAETSTLNQRPASSIKLLEEMERLYKDLPMEAIVKQDILRQGIHFLPESFQVKDPYKSKDYFIFSFDHIPLADLKDGADTKAPEEIKISGGHFGLLKTVISTRNNPNSPYKMKSKEGIPTLYLEETEIGSAEYPPIPSWYKHKTKSGKLPGEIAPVIEWGYLLYLTVFRNCQYFGKDEECAYCDINHNYRQQKGAGRPYTGVKDVDDILEVLSWVDAEDQVAKVYTLTGGSVLTNLKKKSEVDFYLQYPEAIEARFPKRWMGKLVAQAFEKEDCQKFKDAGIQIYHPNYEVWDKALFEKICPGKSSWIGYENWIRRVVDSAEVFGPENVIPNFVGGVELSEPWGFKTVAEAIHSTKQGLDFFMSKGIVPRFTAWCPEPYTTLGQQAGPPLVYFCELLRAWKETFEQYGLPTPPGYGEPGPGKAVFSVSAFMDVIGYSGRN; via the coding sequence ATGGCTGAAACCTCTACACTAAACCAAAGACCCGCCTCCTCCATCAAACTCCTGGAAGAAATGGAGAGGCTGTATAAAGACCTACCCATGGAAGCCATTGTCAAACAAGACATTCTCAGACAAGGCATTCATTTTTTACCGGAATCCTTCCAAGTCAAAGATCCTTATAAATCCAAAGACTATTTTATCTTTTCCTTTGACCATATCCCTCTTGCGGATTTAAAAGACGGGGCGGACACCAAAGCTCCAGAAGAAATCAAAATTTCAGGAGGACATTTTGGCCTTTTGAAAACGGTGATCTCCACAAGAAACAACCCGAATTCACCCTATAAAATGAAATCAAAAGAAGGGATTCCTACTTTGTATTTAGAAGAAACAGAGATTGGAAGTGCCGAATACCCTCCCATTCCTTCTTGGTACAAACACAAAACGAAATCGGGAAAATTGCCTGGAGAAATTGCACCAGTCATTGAATGGGGTTACCTTTTGTATCTCACTGTCTTTCGAAACTGCCAATACTTTGGAAAAGACGAAGAATGTGCTTATTGCGATATCAACCACAACTACCGCCAGCAGAAAGGAGCCGGTAGACCTTATACGGGAGTGAAGGATGTAGATGATATCTTGGAAGTCCTTTCTTGGGTGGATGCCGAAGACCAAGTTGCCAAAGTATATACCCTTACTGGTGGTTCTGTTCTCACGAACCTAAAGAAAAAATCAGAAGTGGATTTTTACCTCCAATACCCAGAAGCCATTGAAGCACGGTTTCCGAAACGTTGGATGGGAAAACTAGTGGCACAGGCTTTCGAGAAGGAAGATTGCCAAAAGTTCAAAGATGCAGGAATTCAAATTTATCATCCAAACTACGAAGTTTGGGACAAGGCTCTCTTTGAAAAAATTTGTCCTGGAAAGTCGAGTTGGATTGGCTATGAAAATTGGATTCGCCGCGTTGTGGATTCCGCAGAAGTGTTTGGTCCCGAAAATGTAATCCCGAACTTTGTGGGTGGAGTGGAGTTATCGGAACCTTGGGGTTTTAAAACCGTAGCCGAAGCGATCCATTCCACAAAACAAGGTTTGGATTTTTTTATGTCCAAAGGAATTGTTCCTAGATTTACCGCATGGTGTCCAGAGCCTTACACAACACTAGGCCAACAAGCAGGCCCACCTCTTGTGTATTTCTGTGAACTCCTCAGGGCATGGAAAGAAACCTTTGAACAATACGGGTTACCCACTCCTCCAGGTTACGGGGAACCAGGCCCAGGAAAGGCTGTATTTTCAGTTTCTGCTTTTATGGATGTGATAGGATATTCTGGACGAAATTAA
- the fsa gene encoding fructose-6-phosphate aldolase: MNLFLDTANIDEIKKVHELGLLDGITTNPSIIAKSGRKFTEVIKEICSFVKGPVSAEVLATDAPTMIKEGLELSKIAENVVVKVPLIPEGIKAVNAFAEKGIRTNVTLCFTANQALLAAKAGASFISPFVGRLDDIGYDGLELISEIRDIYDNYGIETQILAASVRHPIHFKEVALRGADCVTLPYSVFEMLFKHPLTDSGLAKFVEDSKKLNW, encoded by the coding sequence ATGAATTTATTTTTAGACACAGCCAACATCGACGAAATCAAAAAAGTCCATGAACTTGGCCTCCTAGACGGGATTACCACAAACCCATCCATCATCGCAAAATCCGGCCGTAAGTTCACGGAAGTCATCAAAGAAATTTGTAGTTTTGTAAAAGGACCTGTGAGTGCAGAAGTCCTTGCCACTGATGCTCCCACGATGATCAAAGAAGGACTAGAACTTTCTAAAATCGCCGAAAACGTAGTCGTAAAAGTTCCTCTCATTCCAGAAGGAATCAAAGCGGTGAATGCATTTGCTGAAAAAGGAATCCGTACCAACGTAACTCTTTGTTTTACAGCAAACCAAGCCCTACTTGCTGCTAAAGCTGGTGCTAGTTTCATTTCCCCTTTTGTGGGTCGTTTGGATGATATCGGTTATGATGGATTAGAACTCATTTCTGAGATCCGAGACATTTATGACAACTACGGAATCGAAACACAAATCCTTGCAGCATCGGTTCGTCACCCTATCCACTTCAAAGAAGTAGCACTTCGTGGTGCTGATTGTGTGACCCTACCTTACTCTGTATTTGAAATGCTTTTCAAACACCCACTCACTGACAGTGGACTTGCGAAGTTTGTTGAAGATTCTAAAAAACTAAACTGGTAA